The proteins below come from a single Asterias rubens chromosome 9, eAstRub1.3, whole genome shotgun sequence genomic window:
- the LOC117294257 gene encoding L-seryl-tRNA(Sec) kinase-like: protein MEETSLKVLERLGESKICLAALCGLPGAGKTSLAESLMGPCYNLHEGRPELRDPTVLHLCYDEVIPRHLQIEMIREDDAPRATTLQIPEVSPWKTYRKEIISSVDFILERIHCSKTLNLRDVFIDLDRHTRSQDISPIAIEVRMKLLSLFRDQLMSRLMKVETPPSSECELETSSIVFLIDDNMFYRSMRYEYYQLARKHSAGFCQIYLQCSSDEAIARNAKRQQAVSMETIIKMAGKMEAPNQQAASWERNVVQILVENVDSDDTLSALWSLISRALMAPESPLQEDNIEEKDSCRAVCATNVIHRVDQILRKCVAKTMTLAKDKGSMTKAELKTLAAKLNSVRQSLLQQVRDCTVVPPPLDAEETTSRGDEPNNFKTFTIELFDKQLEAS, encoded by the exons ATGGAGGAGACATCACTGAAAGTCCTTGAGCGTCTTGGAGAAAGCAAGATATGTCTAGCCGCGCTCTGTGGTTTACCAGGTGCTGGGAAGACGTCACTGGCCGAGTCTTTGATGGGGCCATGTTACAATCTCCATGAAGGGAGGCCAGAACTTAGAGATCCTACTGTCCTGCATCTTTGCTATGATGAAGTCATCCCAAGACATCTTCAGATCGAGATGATAAGAGAAGATGATGCCCCCAGAGCAACCACACTACAGATT CCTGAGGTATCGCCATGGAAAACCTACCGGAAAGAGATCATCAGCTCTGTTGACTTCATCTTGGAAAGAATTCATTGCAGCAAAACACTGAATCTAAGAGATGTCTTCATTGATTTAGACAGACACACAAGAAGCCAAGATATTTCACCAATTGCTATAGAA gTTCGGATGAAACTGTTGTCATTGTTTCGAGACCAGCTGATGTCTAGATTGATGAAGGTTGAGACTCCTCCATCCAGTGAATGTGAACTTGAGACATCATCGATTGTCTTCCTTATTGATGACAATATGTTCTACAGAAGCATGAGATATGAGTATTATCAGTTGGCAAGGAAAC ATTCTGCAGGATTTTGTCAGATTTATTTACAATGTAGTTCCGATGAGGCCATTGCAAGGAATGCGAAACGTCAACAGGCCGTTTCCATGGAGACAATAATCAAAATGGCTGGCAAGATGGAAGCACCAAACCAACAAGCTGCATCATGGGAAAGAAATGTCGTTCAGATCCTTGTTGAAAACGTTGATAGTGACGACACCCT GTCTGCTTTGTGGAGTTTGATTTCACGAGCTCTGATGGCACCAGAGTCTCCATTACAAGAAGATAATATTGAAGAGAAG GATTCTTGCCGTGCTGTTTGTGCCACCAATGTAATTCACCGGGTTGATCAAATACTGCGGAAGTGTGTTGCTAAGACAATGACCTTGGCTAAAG ATAAAGGCTCGATGACCAAAGCTGAGCTGAAAACCCTGGCAGCCAAACTCAACTCTGTGAGACAGAGTTTACTCCAGCAGGTTCGTGATTGCACTGTTGTCCCACCACCACTAGATGCTGAAGAAACAACCTCCAGAGGTGATGAACCAAACAACTTTAAGACATTCACAATAGAGTTGTTTGATAAACAGCTGGAAGCAAGTTGA